A portion of the Calothrix sp. 336/3 genome contains these proteins:
- a CDS encoding integrase gives METSDRIAAANARLKAANINLTIQQNGGKLSLRGTLPQKNGEGNKQQRIPLNITATADGIKQAESEAHAIRRDLNAGRFNWDSYIHSEPLVEHPKLILIKDWLEAFEADYFNRREKNQKSLTTWYGDYHQVFKHLPQNKKLTEENLRRVILTTAPDTKNRKRYCNILGALTKFAGLDCNFRNLSGNYSPKKVTPRDIPSDADIVNWYEKLVNPAWRWAYGILATYGLRNHEVFRLDYERLKTGDRVLSVLDGKTGARRVWAIYPEWFDTFDLSNVLLPKANLSRTDAQLGNNVTHYFVRHGLPFSAYDLRHAWAIRSLEFGLDITLASQQMGHALKVHSETYHHWISERHHQRAYDLLTTRSDRPKPPNFR, from the coding sequence ATGGAAACAAGCGATCGCATTGCAGCCGCGAACGCCAGATTAAAAGCAGCAAACATAAATTTGACTATTCAACAGAACGGGGGGAAGTTGTCTCTGAGGGGGACACTTCCTCAGAAAAATGGTGAGGGGAATAAGCAGCAACGAATACCCCTAAATATCACGGCAACAGCCGACGGGATTAAACAAGCTGAGAGTGAAGCTCACGCGATTAGACGTGACTTAAATGCAGGTAGATTTAATTGGGATAGTTATATTCACAGTGAACCACTAGTAGAACACCCGAAGCTAATTCTGATTAAAGACTGGCTAGAAGCATTTGAAGCTGATTATTTTAATAGACGTGAGAAAAACCAAAAATCCCTAACAACTTGGTATGGTGACTATCATCAAGTTTTTAAACATCTCCCCCAAAACAAAAAGCTCACCGAGGAGAATCTACGACGGGTAATTTTAACCACAGCCCCCGACACTAAAAACCGAAAACGATATTGTAATATTTTGGGCGCGTTAACGAAGTTTGCCGGACTGGATTGTAATTTCAGAAATTTATCAGGGAATTACAGCCCCAAAAAGGTTACACCGCGTGATATCCCTTCCGATGCAGATATCGTTAATTGGTACGAAAAGCTGGTAAATCCGGCTTGGCGGTGGGCATACGGAATTCTTGCCACCTACGGGTTGCGTAATCATGAGGTATTCAGACTAGATTACGAACGGTTAAAAACCGGGGATAGAGTTTTATCCGTTCTTGATGGGAAGACAGGGGCGCGTCGTGTATGGGCAATCTATCCTGAATGGTTTGATACTTTTGATTTGTCCAATGTGTTGCTTCCAAAAGCTAACCTGTCTCGGACTGATGCCCAACTGGGAAACAACGTGACTCATTATTTTGTACGCCACGGTTTACCATTTAGCGCTTATGACTTGCGCCATGCGTGGGCAATACGTTCGCTTGAGTTTGGGCTTGACATCACATTAGCATCTCAACAAATGGGACACGCCTTAAAGGTTCACAGCGAAACTTACCACCACTGGATTAGTGAACGTCACCACCAACGGGCTTATGATTTGTTGACGACCAGGAGCGATCGCCCCAAACCCCCTAATTTCAGATGA
- a CDS encoding LamG domain-containing protein — translation MPISNLQKSENINTPTIVNSGLQLEYRFTETTITDYSGNNRTGQSGNSSATDSQDVTPIDWLNVGVDFIDDNYIACPSGIYFPGAFTVETCLFLRDYAAWARIFDFGNGQANENVLLSSSNNGSGRLHLDIIANGQFSSPVVAPFSTKLLEWVYICVSFSSGTGKIYINNSLQARGNLLTPSNLTRNNNFLGRSNWNGEAYLNGCLSLFRIYNRELSNTERTDNFKQSRLWLADKGIIL, via the coding sequence ATGCCTATTAGTAATTTACAGAAGTCAGAAAATATAAATACCCCGACTATTGTAAATAGTGGCTTGCAGCTTGAGTATAGATTTACTGAAACAACTATTACCGATTATTCAGGGAATAATAGGACGGGACAATCAGGTAATAGTTCTGCTACTGATTCTCAAGATGTTACCCCTATTGATTGGTTAAATGTTGGGGTTGATTTTATTGATGATAATTATATTGCTTGTCCCTCTGGGATTTATTTCCCCGGAGCTTTCACCGTCGAGACTTGCCTATTTTTACGAGACTACGCTGCATGGGCAAGAATTTTTGATTTTGGCAACGGACAAGCTAACGAGAATGTTCTCCTGAGTTCATCTAATAATGGGAGTGGGAGACTACACCTAGATATTATTGCTAATGGTCAATTTAGTAGTCCTGTGGTGGCTCCATTCTCAACCAAATTATTAGAATGGGTTTATATTTGTGTCAGCTTTTCATCGGGAACAGGAAAAATTTATATAAATAATTCCCTACAAGCAAGAGGAAATTTACTAACACCAAGCAACCTTACAAGGAATAACAATTTCTTGGGGCGGTCTAATTGGAATGGTGAGGCGTATTTAAATGGTTGCTTGTCATTATTTAGAATCTACAACAGGGAATTAAGTAACACCGAACGAACAGATAACTTTAAACAATCCCGTCTATGGTTAGCAGACAAAGGAATAATTTTATAA
- a CDS encoding VapE domain-containing protein: protein MTNTIIPQISGNNATFSCPESILIHHWQEWIDSCVNPTIITKNVSSILDSRKLDELLNRNSHKRYKHSDDMVPAWVATGVDPLSGERWLSGIQAKPDVSPIRNGKPQKYFSASGYGVSPVFLEIEDTGYWTKILNDTSLPIIITEGVKKAGCLLSIGYASISIPGVSTCRKNGRLHDLLKAYCTYGRTVYLGFDNDVMSKRAVQLSLLNLSRDIAANGSKVMIINIPPGDCKGIDDYIAKHGEESFDELVKTAKTIEEWKHELDTRWSLEQGQIENSCRSKLAGHFKILEKIWGDNLRFNELKNQIELNGEPINLEGVRLEISLNFDFDMGIADAIAVVERIAKLNSYHPVHDYLTECERAYPSPNMELLENIAERYFGTSDKLHNIYLKKTLLAAVARIMEPGCQHDAVTVLVGRKHGTGKSSFWRELFSRPWFSDQLGEASKAEDDISKIHQFWGLEISELESIYKKKETAALKKFISAGWDVYRAPYARSSKEHPRRSILVGTTNEEEVLTDPTGNRRFWMVPTKGMVPLQKLIAERDELWAAAYALYKSGARWELSEEEKELQLRANEEFRQLDPWESILERYCSTKDTIKSDDLYDVLKIEINQQNSGISRRIAVIMKNLGWEQDRVRCGKYRERVWVKAKGEVIQDTLLNNFENSKVNESIWDIWDIRDKNKNHVENPKSESDLNNTPESSGTHLGHIWDKPESSQGNGYSVFSQNGENLSGTHLGQDETLDIYTFQESKEENNCTVPDKNQKNNQLNISNPVAQDTHLSTQDGKTVSDKETITTKTLPTIKSLHPSPLGEVKAIASPRQDGRYEIRFTVPELEDYVTCTGYTETKKIQAVTKKKLMVYLQSLHWQVDIMVAKTRDWFDATLSELRPNEYDPRKDKWVFLREGHEYAISDLELIRLKPNA, encoded by the coding sequence ATGACTAACACAATTATACCCCAAATATCCGGAAACAATGCTACTTTCTCTTGTCCAGAAAGCATCCTTATTCATCACTGGCAAGAGTGGATTGATAGTTGCGTTAACCCAACCATAATCACAAAAAATGTTAGTAGCATTCTTGACAGTAGAAAACTGGATGAATTGTTAAACAGAAATAGTCACAAACGATACAAGCATAGTGATGACATGGTTCCGGCATGGGTTGCAACTGGCGTAGACCCGCTATCGGGTGAGCGATGGTTGTCTGGCATCCAAGCCAAGCCGGATGTTTCCCCAATAAGAAACGGTAAACCACAGAAATACTTTAGTGCTAGTGGATACGGGGTGTCACCAGTATTTTTAGAAATAGAAGATACGGGATATTGGACAAAAATACTAAACGATACATCACTCCCAATAATTATCACTGAGGGGGTGAAAAAAGCAGGGTGTTTACTAAGTATTGGTTACGCTTCCATATCCATCCCCGGTGTCTCGACCTGTCGGAAGAATGGCAGACTACATGATTTATTAAAAGCTTATTGCACCTATGGCAGAACCGTTTATTTAGGGTTTGACAACGATGTAATGTCTAAACGAGCGGTACAACTATCACTATTAAATTTATCCCGTGATATTGCAGCCAATGGAAGCAAGGTAATGATAATAAACATTCCTCCAGGTGACTGCAAAGGGATAGATGATTATATAGCCAAGCACGGGGAAGAATCCTTTGATGAATTAGTTAAAACAGCTAAAACCATTGAAGAGTGGAAGCATGAACTGGATACCCGGTGGAGCTTGGAACAAGGGCAAATAGAAAACTCTTGTCGGTCAAAATTGGCAGGACATTTCAAAATTTTAGAGAAAATCTGGGGTGACAATCTCCGGTTCAATGAGTTAAAAAATCAAATCGAGCTAAACGGGGAACCTATCAACCTGGAGGGGGTACGGTTAGAGATTTCTCTAAATTTTGATTTTGATATGGGTATAGCTGACGCGATCGCAGTGGTAGAAAGGATAGCCAAATTAAACAGCTACCACCCCGTACACGATTACCTCACAGAGTGTGAGCGTGCCTACCCATCCCCAAACATGGAGCTTTTGGAGAATATAGCAGAAAGGTATTTTGGGACATCGGACAAACTCCACAATATTTACCTCAAAAAAACCTTACTAGCAGCAGTCGCTCGGATTATGGAGCCAGGTTGCCAGCATGACGCGGTAACAGTGCTAGTCGGACGCAAACACGGCACGGGGAAAAGCAGTTTCTGGAGAGAATTATTTAGTCGTCCATGGTTCAGTGACCAACTAGGGGAAGCATCAAAAGCCGAGGATGATATCAGCAAGATTCACCAGTTTTGGGGACTAGAAATCAGTGAACTCGAATCTATCTACAAGAAAAAAGAGACAGCTGCTCTAAAAAAATTCATCTCTGCCGGTTGGGACGTGTACCGCGCTCCCTATGCTCGGTCATCAAAAGAGCATCCCCGTCGGTCAATCTTGGTAGGCACAACCAATGAGGAAGAAGTATTAACCGACCCGACAGGGAATAGACGGTTTTGGATGGTTCCGACTAAAGGAATGGTTCCCCTGCAAAAACTCATAGCAGAACGGGATGAGTTGTGGGCTGCTGCTTATGCCCTATACAAATCCGGCGCTAGGTGGGAATTATCCGAGGAAGAAAAAGAGCTTCAACTCCGAGCTAATGAGGAATTTAGACAGCTTGACCCATGGGAAAGCATCCTAGAGCGGTATTGCTCCACAAAGGACACTATTAAATCTGATGATTTATACGACGTTCTCAAGATTGAAATCAACCAGCAGAATTCAGGCATATCCAGACGTATCGCTGTAATTATGAAAAACCTGGGATGGGAGCAAGATAGAGTACGCTGTGGAAAATACAGAGAGAGAGTTTGGGTTAAAGCAAAAGGTGAGGTGATACAGGATACCTTATTAAACAATTTTGAAAATTCAAAAGTTAATGAAAGTATCTGGGACATCTGGGACATCCGGGACAAAAACAAAAATCACGTAGAAAATCCAAAATCAGAGAGTGATTTAAACAACACACCAGAATCATCTGGGACACATCTGGGACACATCTGGGACAAACCAGAATCAAGTCAGGGTAATGGATACAGCGTTTTTTCTCAAAACGGGGAAAATCTATCTGGGACACATCTGGGACAAGATGAAACCCTTGATATATATACTTTCCAGGAATCAAAGGAAGAAAATAACTGTACTGTCCCAGATAAAAATCAAAAAAACAACCAACTCAATATTTCTAATCCGGTAGCACAGGATACCCATCTAAGTACACAGGATGGTAAAACGGTTAGCGACAAAGAAACAATTACTACAAAAACCCTACCGACAATAAAATCTCTTCATCCATCACCCCTCGGAGAAGTGAAGGCGATCGCGTCTCCCAGACAGGATGGTCGCTATGAAATCAGGTTCACAGTTCCGGAGTTGGAGGACTACGTGACTTGCACCGGATATACCGAGACAAAAAAAATTCAAGCAGTGACAAAGAAAAAATTGATGGTTTACCTTCAGTCTCTCCACTGGCAGGTAGACATAATGGTTGCTAAAACACGTGATTGGTTTGATGCGACACTTTCAGAGCTTCGCCCCAATGAATACGACCCCAGAAAAGATAAATGGGTATTCTTACGGGAAGGTCATGAGTACGCAATCAGTGACCTAGAGCTAATTCGGCTCAAACCCAACGCCTAA
- a CDS encoding KGK domain-containing protein, whose product MSVNELRPDDVVSLDKSKNPIAVSTFQVKELTSNLANRCGRELSPETIKQWSSSGVECQVLRTDGKGWKKGKIRLALEFVPDEVDSPLNELREKLNIE is encoded by the coding sequence ATGAGTGTTAACGAATTGCGTCCTGATGATGTCGTCTCTTTGGATAAAAGTAAAAATCCTATCGCTGTATCTACTTTTCAGGTAAAGGAGTTAACTAGTAACCTTGCAAATAGATGTGGTAGGGAACTATCCCCGGAAACGATAAAACAGTGGAGTTCGTCTGGCGTTGAGTGTCAGGTTTTGCGAACTGACGGAAAAGGGTGGAAAAAAGGGAAAATTCGCTTGGCTTTAGAGTTTGTCCCTGATGAGGTTGATTCCCCACTAAACGAACTGAGGGAAAAATTAAATATTGAATAG
- a CDS encoding glucose-6-phosphate dehydrogenase has translation MRRTRGDRQRIVFHDVFNLTSSNMTAFNKDTDLPSNIDSLEKLAFWVGSALAQINLTTTAIEAPGYTQRVAQHGVFYVEADNKYRALIRMSIPMNVEHLIGANNPWTYAMPISETAIPASFKTAA, from the coding sequence GTGAGAAGAACACGGGGCGATCGCCAAAGAATCGTATTTCATGATGTATTTAATCTTACATCATCAAATATGACAGCCTTCAACAAAGACACCGACTTACCAAGTAACATCGATTCCCTAGAAAAACTTGCTTTCTGGGTGGGTTCAGCATTAGCGCAAATCAATCTGACAACCACGGCAATTGAAGCCCCAGGATACACACAGCGTGTCGCACAACATGGGGTGTTTTACGTCGAAGCAGACAACAAATACCGGGCATTAATTCGGATGTCTATCCCTATGAATGTTGAGCATTTAATAGGTGCAAACAACCCATGGACATATGCCATGCCCATAAGTGAAACCGCAATCCCTGCTAGCTTCAAGACTGCCGCATAA
- a CDS encoding N-acetylmuramoyl-L-alanine amidase — MMKIAIDLGHGCPPDSGAVGIRTEEEMINAVGRKLIDLLKGEGHELVLCRPSGCGSVGQSLRRRVKTANDAKVDFYVSLHFNAFNGKANGTECFAIGGVGRAVAEKVVGNIARLGFVNRGVKDGSRLFVVRNTSMPAILVEGCFCDSPADIAIYEPESMAHAIFEAIS; from the coding sequence ATGATGAAGATAGCAATTGACCTTGGTCACGGATGTCCCCCGGATAGTGGAGCGGTGGGAATTCGGACAGAGGAGGAAATGATAAATGCCGTTGGGAGAAAACTGATTGACTTACTCAAAGGGGAAGGGCATGAGCTTGTGTTGTGCCGTCCCAGTGGTTGCGGTTCTGTTGGTCAATCCTTGCGGCGGCGGGTAAAAACTGCCAATGATGCCAAGGTAGATTTTTACGTCTCCCTACACTTCAACGCATTTAACGGCAAAGCGAACGGGACAGAATGTTTCGCCATTGGGGGAGTAGGTAGAGCTGTAGCAGAGAAAGTTGTGGGCAACATTGCCCGGTTAGGATTTGTAAACCGAGGGGTGAAAGACGGTTCGCGGTTGTTTGTGGTACGCAATACCAGTATGCCAGCCATTCTGGTTGAAGGCTGCTTCTGTGACTCCCCTGCTGATATCGCCATCTACGAGCCAGAAAGTATGGCTCATGCTATATTTGAGGCGATTTCGTAA
- a CDS encoding DnaB-like helicase N-terminal domain-containing protein, whose amino-acid sequence MFNIDSTYSAQRPINNIDAEMAVLGSIILDSAAIYKIADKLPVDAFTLEKHQIIYKSCLELHRNQISINLLSVANILADKNLLGTVGGRSALTNLIDSIVSSAGVESATEVLLEKHTRRRLSLLSSQIEQLAHDRENPLSWTLEKLEQTVLQITGLRKHDDQGYWQKRDTVAFENLCKDLEEIEDIENAAQRDWLMRKLAKKWKFSNKKELLDFHAKWLDSQNKTYTYTAKEYFEKHGNQEQNWIFPGLIPLGSVLVAYGGAGVGKTRTAMTLAKYACAGGTFTYDGAEIEPMKTLLIETDQGARNTSKLLEMQDFFADDTVANRMVICDEWTVGEFGRLKQMLKQHEPKFVIIDSLMSVSTTSLYSENDTEYARPIIRLRHLAQEFNCTFLVIHHANAEGSVRGSRAIIASADEVWKLARTKNEIEEFNSLTIEKSRSRAPGAYKFVYDDDSWGWTFKGRIEDDIMGGNSQSASLMSRCIKFLKEKLGQAFQAEEIAEGVGSARESVRREMRRASNEGLVNVGRATGDSRKLVYYLGSRVAPVTNRTCDPTDPTETTSRIGLLPLPDKGSGRCDHVILKNQTFENAEKKVFGSHDQIGLITSPEPLPEETGTQITHLIMRDIQNGSDVETDTEKGELLTIPTGSDVDSSVNKRKPNKGIKNVLTIKSLHQSPLGEVKAIATPGGEDDGYAIELFFPGMEPYKTSTSCKDSKKLPSVIKQWVQRLIKRFKYEVDVIINGEYRWIEASFLEYRPHQYRPDGGRWVFMRSDGFEDSITDLEKIRLKTS is encoded by the coding sequence ATGTTTAATATTGATTCCACCTATTCGGCACAACGTCCGATAAACAACATTGATGCGGAAATGGCGGTTCTAGGTTCTATTATACTAGACTCCGCAGCTATTTACAAAATTGCAGATAAGCTACCTGTTGACGCTTTTACCCTGGAAAAACACCAGATAATTTATAAAAGTTGTCTCGAATTACACCGCAACCAAATATCAATAAATCTGCTATCTGTAGCAAATATCCTTGCTGACAAAAATCTCCTAGGTACTGTGGGCGGTCGTTCTGCCCTTACCAATCTAATAGATTCAATTGTTTCCTCTGCGGGAGTAGAATCAGCTACGGAAGTGCTTTTAGAAAAGCATACACGCAGAAGATTAAGCTTACTGAGTAGCCAGATAGAACAGCTAGCCCATGACAGAGAAAACCCATTATCATGGACGCTTGAAAAACTGGAACAAACAGTTTTACAAATTACTGGACTAAGAAAACACGATGATCAGGGATACTGGCAAAAAAGAGACACCGTAGCTTTTGAAAATCTCTGCAAGGATTTAGAAGAGATAGAAGATATAGAAAACGCTGCTCAACGTGATTGGTTGATGCGGAAACTAGCCAAGAAGTGGAAGTTTAGCAACAAAAAAGAACTTCTTGATTTTCACGCAAAATGGCTCGATAGCCAGAACAAAACCTACACCTACACGGCTAAGGAATATTTTGAGAAGCATGGCAACCAAGAGCAAAACTGGATATTTCCAGGATTAATTCCCCTTGGTTCGGTTCTCGTTGCCTACGGTGGTGCGGGTGTGGGGAAAACTCGAACCGCCATGACACTGGCAAAATATGCCTGTGCTGGTGGCACGTTCACTTACGACGGTGCGGAAATCGAACCAATGAAAACCCTGTTAATCGAAACTGACCAGGGTGCAAGAAACACTAGCAAGTTACTAGAAATGCAGGATTTTTTCGCAGATGACACCGTAGCCAATCGGATGGTTATCTGTGACGAGTGGACGGTAGGGGAATTCGGACGGCTTAAGCAGATGCTCAAACAGCACGAGCCAAAGTTTGTGATTATCGACAGTTTAATGAGCGTCAGCACTACATCTTTATATAGTGAGAATGACACAGAGTATGCCCGTCCAATTATCCGACTAAGGCATTTAGCCCAAGAGTTTAATTGCACTTTCCTGGTAATCCACCATGCCAATGCGGAAGGTAGCGTTAGGGGTAGCCGTGCCATCATCGCCAGTGCAGATGAGGTGTGGAAGTTAGCGCGAACTAAAAATGAGATTGAGGAATTTAATTCCCTAACTATTGAAAAATCCAGAAGTCGCGCTCCTGGTGCTTACAAATTTGTCTACGATGATGACTCTTGGGGGTGGACATTCAAGGGCAGGATTGAAGATGACATCATGGGAGGGAACTCCCAGTCAGCTAGCCTAATGAGTCGTTGCATCAAGTTTTTAAAAGAGAAATTAGGTCAAGCATTCCAAGCCGAGGAAATAGCCGAGGGGGTTGGTTCTGCCCGCGAATCGGTACGCAGAGAGATGAGAAGAGCGTCCAACGAAGGTTTAGTTAATGTGGGTAGGGCTACCGGGGATAGTCGTAAACTTGTATACTACCTCGGTTCGCGCGTAGCGCCCGTAACTAATCGCACATGTGATCCGACTGATCCTACTGAAACGACATCTCGGATCGGACTTCTGCCCTTGCCAGATAAAGGTTCTGGGAGATGTGATCATGTGATCCTAAAAAATCAAACTTTTGAAAATGCAGAAAAAAAAGTTTTCGGATCACATGATCAGATCGGATTGATCACATCGCCAGAACCATTGCCAGAAGAGACGGGAACACAAATTACACATCTGATCATGCGTGATATACAGAACGGATCAGATGTAGAGACTGATACCGAAAAGGGTGAATTACTGACAATCCCCACTGGATCAGATGTAGATTCAAGTGTAAACAAACGTAAACCTAACAAAGGTATAAAAAATGTACTCACAATAAAATCTCTTCACCAATCACCACTAGGAGAAGTAAAGGCGATCGCAACTCCTGGAGGAGAAGATGATGGCTATGCAATCGAGTTATTTTTCCCAGGTATGGAGCCTTATAAAACCTCGACTAGCTGCAAGGATTCCAAGAAACTTCCATCCGTTATTAAGCAATGGGTGCAGCGCTTGATTAAGCGATTCAAATATGAGGTAGATGTCATCATCAATGGTGAATATCGATGGATAGAAGCATCCTTCCTTGAATATCGTCCTCACCAATACCGACCGGATGGGGGTAGATGGGTATTCATGCGATCTGATGGGTTTGAGGATTCAATAACTGATTTAGAGAAAATTCGGCTCAAAACAAGTTGA
- a CDS encoding helix-turn-helix domain-containing protein: MRKQLPKSVLTTPQVAEAIGVAEGTVRSWLSRYTCFVEGHHYIKEESGRTLWLEAGVEFLKTRATDFATENATETVAPGEEIIEPLLEATSEALAYLFLEKLPERTVQKIKQMLHNPTDKDKEVLEVAKQKSIQSGASYLIANSTTRRLAG; encoded by the coding sequence GTGCGCAAACAATTACCTAAGTCTGTACTCACTACCCCCCAGGTTGCAGAAGCTATAGGAGTAGCAGAAGGGACGGTACGTAGTTGGTTATCCCGTTACACCTGCTTTGTTGAGGGACACCACTACATCAAGGAAGAAAGCGGACGTACTTTGTGGTTAGAGGCTGGGGTTGAGTTTTTGAAAACCCGTGCAACGGATTTTGCAACGGAAAATGCAACAGAAACTGTTGCACCAGGGGAAGAAATCATAGAACCACTACTAGAAGCCACATCCGAGGCTTTAGCTTACTTGTTTCTTGAGAAATTACCAGAACGCACAGTACAGAAAATTAAACAAATGCTCCACAACCCCACAGATAAGGATAAAGAGGTTTTGGAGGTAGCCAAACAAAAATCAATCCAATCAGGGGCGAGTTACTTAATCGCTAATTCAACAACTCGGAGGTTAGCGGGATGA
- a CDS encoding ribbon-helix-helix protein, CopG family, which translates to MRKPLHGQRKKDLTLSITPEGFDLLDAKAKAMGISKSELVERIARDKVSSASEQQFLGECSAN; encoded by the coding sequence ATGAGGAAGCCGCTACACGGACAGAGGAAGAAAGACCTAACTCTATCAATCACTCCAGAAGGTTTCGACCTACTGGATGCCAAGGCGAAAGCTATGGGGATAAGCAAGAGCGAGTTAGTCGAGAGAATTGCACGGGACAAAGTATCTTCAGCATCGGAACAGCAGTTTCTGGGGGAATGCTCCGCCAACTGA
- a CDS encoding integrase: protein MSGDTDDRIASANARLKAANVKLIIEPNGGKLSLRGTLPQKNGEGNKQQRIPLNITATADGIKQAESEAHAIRRDLNAGRFNWDSYIHSEPLVEHPKLILIKDWLEAFEADYFNRREKNQKSLTTWYGDYHQVFKHLPQNKKLTEENLRRVILTTAPDTKNRKRYCNILGALTKFAGLDCNFRNLSGNYSPKKVTPRDIPSDADIVNWYEKLVNPAWRWAYGVLATYGLRNHEVFRLDYERLKTGDRVLSVLDGKTGARRVWAIYPEWFDTFDLSNVLLPKANLSRTDAQLGNNVTHYFVRHGLPFSAYDLRHAWAIRSLEFGLDITLASQQMGHALKVHSETYHHWISERHHQRAYDLLTTRSDRPKPPNFR, encoded by the coding sequence ATGAGTGGTGATACTGACGATCGCATTGCATCTGCGAACGCCAGATTAAAAGCAGCAAATGTGAAGTTAATAATCGAACCGAACGGGGGAAAGTTATCTCTACGCGGTACACTTCCCCAAAAAAATGGTGAGGGGAATAAACAGCAACGAATACCCCTAAATATCACGGCAACAGCCGACGGGATTAAACAAGCTGAGAGTGAAGCTCACGCGATTAGACGTGACTTAAATGCAGGTAGATTTAATTGGGATAGTTATATTCACAGTGAACCACTAGTAGAACACCCGAAGCTAATTCTGATTAAAGACTGGCTAGAAGCATTTGAAGCTGATTATTTTAATAGACGTGAGAAAAACCAAAAATCCCTAACAACTTGGTATGGTGACTATCATCAAGTTTTTAAACATCTCCCCCAAAACAAAAAGCTCACCGAGGAGAATCTACGACGGGTAATTTTAACCACAGCCCCCGACACTAAAAACCGAAAACGATATTGTAATATTTTGGGTGCGTTAACGAAGTTCGCCGGACTGGATTGTAATTTCAGAAATTTATCAGGGAATTACAGCCCCAAAAAGGTTACGCCGCGTGATATCCCTTCCGATGCAGATATCGTTAATTGGTACGAAAAGCTGGTAAATCCGGCTTGGCGGTGGGCATACGGAGTACTCGCGACCTACGGGTTGCGTAACCATGAGGTATTCAGACTAGATTACGAACGGTTAAAAACCGGGGATAGAGTTTTATCCGTTCTTGATGGGAAGACAGGGGCGCGTCGTGTATGGGCAATCTATCCTGAATGGTTTGATACTTTTGATTTGTCCAATGTGTTGCTTCCAAAAGCTAACCTGTCTCGGACTGATGCCCAACTGGGAAACAACGTGACTCATTATTTTGTACGCCACGGTTTACCATTTAGCGCTTATGACTTACGCCATGCGTGGGCAATACGTTCGCTTGAGTTTGGGCTTGACATCACATTAGCGTCTCAACAAATGGGACACGCCTTAAAGGTTCACAGCGAAACTTACCACCACTGGATTAGTGAACGTCACCACCAACGGGCTTATGATTTGTTGACGACCAGGAGCGATCGCCCCAAACCCCCTAATTTCAGATGA